A part of Gossypium hirsutum isolate 1008001.06 chromosome A07, Gossypium_hirsutum_v2.1, whole genome shotgun sequence genomic DNA contains:
- the LOC107952658 gene encoding UDP-arabinopyranose mutase 1 translates to MNEPATAIEAAVAASPLHQLKDELDIVIPTIRNLDFLEMWRPFLQPYHLIIVQDGDPSKTIKVPNGFDYELYNRNDINRILGPKASCISFKDSACRCFGYMVSKKKYIFTIDDDCFVAKDPSGKAINALEQHIKNLLSPSTPFFFNTLYDPFADGADFVRGYPFSLREGVPTAVSHGLWLNIPDYDAPTQLVKPLERNTRFVDAVLTIPKGTLFPMCGMNLAFDRQLIGPAMYFGLMGEGQPIGRYDDMWAGWCIKVICDHLGLGVKTGLPYIYHSKASNPFVNLRKEYKGIYWQEDIIPFFQQVVLPKDSTSVQKCYIELAKQVKEKLGKIDPYFDKLADAMVTWIQAWDGLNPTSASFSNGKTG, encoded by the exons ATGAATGAGCCCGCCACAGCAATAGAAGCAGCGGTAGCAGCATCACCACTGCATCAGCTGAAAGATGAACTTGACATTGTTATACCCACTATAAGAAACTTGGACTTTCTTGAGATGTGGAGGCCATTTTTGCAGCCTTACCATCTCATCATCGTTCAAGATGGTGATCCTTCCAAGACCATCAAGGTCCCTAATGGCTTTGACTACGAGCTTTACAATAGGAATGATATTAACAGGATTCTGGGTCCTAAGGCTTCCTGCATTTCATTCAAGGACTCCGCTTGCCGTTGCTTTGGTTACATGGTGTCCAAGAAGAAGTACATTTTTACCATCGACGATGACTGCTTT gTTGCTAAGGACCCATCTGGCAAAGCAATCAATGCACTTGAGCAGCACATCAAGAACCTGCTATCACCATCGACTCCCTTCTTTTTCAACACATTGTATGACCCATTTGCAGATGGTGCAGATTTCGTCCGTGGGTATCCATTCAGTCTCCGAGAGGGTGTTCCAACTGCTGTTTCTCATGGGCTGTGGTTAAACATCCCCGATTATGATGCACCAACCCAGCTTGTCAAGCCTCTTGAGAGGAACACTAG GTTTGTGGATGCGGTTCTCACAATACCAAAGGGCACCTTGTTCCCCATGTGTGGTATGAATTTGGCTTTCGACCGTCAGCTCATTGGCCCTGCCATGTACTTTGGACTCATGGGCGAGGGTCAGCCTATTGGACGCTACGACGATATGTGGGCTGGCTGGTGCATCAAG GTGATATGTGATCATTTGGGATTAGGGGTGAAAACGGGTCTACCGTACATCTACCACAGCAAAGCAAGCAACCCATTTGTGAACCTAAGGAAGGAGTACAAAGGCATCTACTGGCAAGAAGATATCATCCCATTTTTCCAACAAGTTGTTCTTCCAAAAGACAGCACCTCTGTTCAAAAATGCTACATTGAATTGGCTAAGCAGGTCAAGGAGAAGCTTGGCAAAATTGACCCTTACTTTGACAAGCTGGCCGACGCCATGGTCACATGGATTCAAGCTTGGGATGGTCTCAACCCCACTTCTGCTTCTTTCTCGAATGGCAAAACAGGTTAG